Proteins found in one Aethina tumida isolate Nest 87 chromosome 1, icAetTumi1.1, whole genome shotgun sequence genomic segment:
- the LOC109598221 gene encoding RNA pseudouridylate synthase domain-containing protein 1-like gives MHSGQTMFFLLMLYVFIRYIKAYFAPRTKVVYKNSNFIIIDKDFDLKINSNDKNENTVQKFMKNKYPGLANKLLTHEFYFVHRLDFATSGLMCIPANKHSCRIISDAFARRTVKKYYVALVRGLFSEEVVDVDVSIGQDLRFLEIEKMCTANSKFCIRPRLSRTVFLVLEYGLYGNYPCTKILIRPVTGRRHQIRVHCNYLGHTIVGDYTYSNRKDSDPHRMFLNSTRLCFPYEAESYDFLIEDNFTKDWKSLGVINKFNNETFAKLDELI, from the exons ATGCACAGTGGTCAAACAATGTTCTtcttattaatgttatatgtTTTCATAAGATACATCAAGGCGTACTTTGCTCCAAGGACTaaagttgtttataaaaatagtaattttataattatagacaaggattttgatttaaaaattaatagtaacgACAAAAATGAA AACACAGTCCAGAAGTTTATGAAGAACAAATACCCAGGCCTggctaacaaattattaactcatgaattttattttgtgcatCGACTAGACTTTGCTACTAGTGGACTGATGTGCATTCCTGCTAATAAGCACTCATGTAGAATTATATCAGATGCATTTGCTAGAAgaacagttaaaaaatattatgttgctTTAGTCCGTGGTTTATTCTCTGAAGAAGTAGTTGATGTAGATGTGTCTATTGGACAAGATCTCAGGTTTTTGGAGATTGAAAAAATGTGCACTGCCAATTCGAAATTCTGTATTAGGCCCAGATTATCAAGAACAGTATTTTTGGTACTGGAATATGGTTTGTATGGCAATTACCCCTGtacaaaaatactaattagaCCTGTTACTGGAAGAAGACATCAAATTAGGGTACACTGTAACTATTTAGGACACACCATTGTTGGTGATTATACCTACAGTAACAGAAAGGATTCTGATCCGCACAGAATGTTTCTCAATTCCACAAG ACTATGTTTTCCTTATGAAGCTGAATCTTATGACTTTTTGATAGAAGACAATTTCACAAAAGACTGGAAAAGTTTGGGAGTGATCAACAAATTCAATAATGAAACCTTTGCCAAACTAGATGAATTAATATga
- the LOC126265686 gene encoding histone H1.1, embryonic-like: MEPKPSPPKQQFGTLNVNMINEAIKALNERKGSSLIAIKKYILANHNVNPVTASKHIKKHIIASVTNGDLIQKSGRGATGSFKLPPKGPKTKENAEKDKPKKEPKKKAADKDNSENNNDNNTGKNDKKNKKKPKTETKEAKETKGTKEAKETKKVKKAKADDKKEEKEPSKENKKDKTKKTKEKPEKTVNQEDSEKPEKKRPRKNTEEEASQEEDSEIKETKKPKGKKTKETKTGVEKEPLPNSPNKKKPVKKVTTKKAAMANDDNKKASKSKKKPEVDVTEEDNSEEDYSN; the protein is encoded by the exons atg GAACCCAAACCGTCCCCGcctaaacaacaatttggtACTCTTAATGTGAATATGATTAATGAAGCTATAAAAGCTCTAAATGAACGAAAGGGTTCATCTCTAAttgctattaaaaaatatatactagcTAATCATAACGTAAATCCGGTAACAGCTTCTAAGCACATCAAGAAACACATTATAGCCAGTGTCACAAATGGTGACCTTATACAAAAAAGTGGGCGCGGTGCAACGGGTTCTTTTAAGTTACCACCCAAAGGAccaaaaactaaagaaaatgCCGAGAAAGATAAACCTAAAAAGGAACCTAAAAAAAAAGCTGCTGATAAAGATAACAgcgaaaataataatgataataatactggaaaaaatgataaaaaaaacaagaaaaagcCAAAAACTGAAACAAAGGAAGCAAAGGAAACAAAGGGAACAAAGGAAGCAAAGGAAACAAAGAAAGTAAAGAAGGCTAAGGCCGAtgataaaaaagaagaaaaagaacCGTCCAAAGAGAATAAAAAggataaaacaaagaaaacaaaagaaaaacctGAAAAAACAGTGAATCAAGAAGATTCAGAAAAACCAGAAAAGAAAAGGCCACGTAAAAATACCGAGGAGGAAGCGTCTCAGGAGGAGGATTCGGAAatcaaagaaactaaaaagccTAAAGGAAAAAAAACTAAGGAAACGAAAACAGGAGTTGAAAAAGAACCTCTTCCAAACTcaccaaacaaaaaaaagccagttaaaaaagttactaccaaaaaggctgccATGGCTAATGATGACAACAAGAAAGCTTCAAAGTCGAAAAAGAAACCTGAAGTAGATGTTACAGAGGAAGATAATAGTGAAGaagattattcaaattag
- the LOC109598682 gene encoding uncharacterized protein LOC109598682, with protein sequence MEMGPKGWIVFLVFACLSAMASSASFQSENPKSSSELALSQTTSASNWSYYNVAAVGTAILVVSAGLAALMSLFLPVMTFKLCLMLGGCQDTLDRYVDRLIVDSYPRRQKRSMEYIEPILNTLASAYEKYADDDVKKKSNKLRF encoded by the exons ATG GAAATGGGTCCTAAAGGTTGGATAGtgttcttagtttttgcctgcTTGTCAGCAATGGCGTCATCTGCATCGTTTCAATCAGAAAATCCAAAATCTAGCAGTGAATTAGCATTGTCCCAAACTACATCTGCCTCTAATTGGTCATATTACAATGTAGCTGCTGTGGGTACGGCGATATTAGTTGTAAGTGCTGGACTAGCGGCCCTGATGTCCCTTTTCCTCCCAGTAATGACCTTCAAATTATGCCTGATGTTGGGAGGATGTCAGGACACTCTGGATAGATATGTGGACCGGCTCATTGTCGACAGCTACCCAAGGCGACAAAAAAGATCCATGGAATACATCGAACCTATTCTGAACACCCTCGCCAGCGCTTATGAGAAATATGCCGATGATGATGTAAAAAAAAAGTCCAACAAACTCAGGTTTTGA
- the LOC109596830 gene encoding conserved oligomeric Golgi complex subunit 2, with protein MDLQDDDSWKKSFSEENFSVDHCLSRYTVKSDLESLRRELKSYGNDLQMQMSEILKLETEGIVNLAEYLTNLSSRIEELSVPIHQLREEIRNLYELIKNAQMAYRTSLNNMKNNNTKQHHITLTLGIISSSFYIENMINSSQKDSFEDLILLERIVNKYSFQRNYLDELEIIDPETEVILNKVENQLITMINNKFLSSFKQNDIETITKCLRMYDNLGKQNEAQKSFQVHIVKPALQPLFTESHLVQCDHDINVIYQEALHFMDNTMGVLFEILQRNPELDSYNFALHSFWTEFDKQSREGLPYITAPGNPELFQKRFTHTWNLLKKIAVKCGNINLIRENESFQDHIKRFNLPVYFEIRFQQIAGKFENDLLANLSNDMYASPNELNCSLKLTQCFVAALKQCFQADVFMDHLADQFLKVSMLLLSRYLMWFNTKLKDKLFENKEQLEIFVIKSLIDLNIVKGMIGPETSDLNSIDKTVYAIIPQDVKPVILKVFKSNRDFINKTISELGRYLTKFKLDDCLAQLQNVGSIPRLYRRTNRVAPKDPSTYIIEAVKPIIGFHSKFEKTIKAELDNLLDDIIYDATNRYLLLVQEVLMSVCKTEESLRRLKSRNVNASDDTSSQLDTMSDEMKIRLQIKLDVGYFFDKLYNMGGPKAKEAVDNLRLEINK; from the exons atGGATTTGCAAGACGATGACTCTTGGAAAAAGTCATTTTCAGAA GAGAATTTTAGTGTAGACCATTGTCTTTCTCGATACACAGTTAAGTCTGACTTAGAATCACTACGGAGAGAGCTGAAAAGCTATGGCAACGACTTACAGATGCAAATGTCTgagattttaaaacttgaaactgAAGGCATAGTAAATTTGGCTGAGTATCTCACAAATTTATCTTCAAGAATAGAAGAGCTGTCAGTTCCAATTCACCAATTGAGAGAGGAAATAAGG aacctttatgaactaataaaaaatgcacaaATGGCATATAGAACCTCTTTGAAcaacatgaaaaataataacacgAAACAGCATCATATAACACTCACCTTGGGAATTATTTCCTcttcattttatattgaaaacatgATTAATTCATCACAAAAAGATTCAtttgaagatttaattttactggaaAGGATAGTTAATAAGTACTCGTTTCAAAGAAATTACTTAGATGAACTAGAAATAATTGATCCTGAAActgaagttattttaaataaggttGAAAATCAGCTTATAAccatgattaataataaatttctatcaTCTTTCAAACAAAATGACATTGAGACCATAACCAAATGTTTGAGGATGTATGATAATTTGGGTAAACAAAATGAAGCACAAAAGAGCTTTCAAGTCCACATTGTTAAACCTGCACTGCAACCATTGTTCACAGAAAGTCACTTGGTACAGTGTGATCatgatattaatgtaatatatcaAGAGGCTTTACATTTTATGGATAATACCATGGgtgtattatttgaaatattacaaaG AAATCCTGAGTTGGACTCTTACAATTTTGCTTTGCATAGCTTTTGGACAGAATTTGATAAACAATCCCGAGAGGGTTTGCCTTACATAACTGCTCCAGGCAATCCAGAATTGTTTCAGAAAAGGTTTACACACACATGGAatcttttaaagaaaattgcaGTTAAATGtggtaacattaatttaatcagaGAAAATGAGTCATTCCAAGATCACATAAAGAGATTCAATTTGCcagtttattttgaaattaggtTTCAACAAATTGCtggtaaatttgaaaatgatttGCTGGCAAATCTGAGCAATGACATGTATGCATCACCAAATGAGCTTAATTGTTCTTTGAAATTGACACAATGTTTTGTTGCTGCTCTAAAACAATGTTTCCAGGCTGATGTATTTATGGATCACTTGGCAgatcaatttttaaaggttTCTATGCTACTATTGTCCAGATATTTAATGTGGTTTAATACAAAGTTAAAg GACAAACTATTTGAAAACAAAGAACAACTAGAAATATTTGtcataaaatctttaattgaTCTAAATATTGTTAAGGGTATGATAGGTCCAGAAACCAgtgatttaaattcaatagacAAAACAGTATACGCAATAATTCCACAGGATGTAAAACccgtaatattaaaagtttttaaaagtaacagagattttataaataagacgATAAGTGAATTAGGGcgatatttaactaaatttaaattagatgatTGTTTAGCACAATTACAAAATGTTGGCTCAATTCCTAGATTATACAGGAGGACAAACAGAGTCGCTCCAAAAGATCCCAGTACATACATAATTGAAGCTGTCAAGCCCATTATAGGATTccattcaaaatttgaaaaaactattaagGCTGAATTGGATAATCTATTAGATGATATCATATATGATGCCACAAAtcg gtatttattattgGTTCAAGAAGTATTAATGTCTGTATGTAAAACTGAGGAGTCCTTAAGAAGACTGAAAAGTAGGAACGTCAACGCCAGTGATGATACCTCTTCACAATTAGATACTATGTctgatgaaatgaaaattcGGTTGCAAATTAAGCTGGACGTCGGATACTTCTTTGATAag ttatataaCATGGGAGGACCAAAAGCAAAAGAGGCAGTGGATAATCTGAGGctagaaataaacaaataa